ctaaaccctaaaccctaaaccctaaaccctaaaccctaaaccctaaaccctaaaccctaaaccctaaaccctaaaccctaaaccctaaaccctaaaccctaaaccctaaaccctaaaccctaaacctaaccctaaaccctaaaccctaacccaaaccctaacctaaaccctaaaccctaaccctaaaccctaaaccctaaaccctaaaccctaaacccaaaccctaaaccctaaaccctaaaccctaaaccctaaaccctaaaccctaaacctaaccctaaaccctaaaccctaaaccctaaaccctaaaccctaaaccctaaaccctaaaccctaaaccctaaccctaaaccctaaaccctaaaccctaaaccctaaaccctaaaccctaaaccctaaaccctaaaccctaaaccctaaaccctaaaccctaaaccctaaaccctaaaccctaaacctaaaccctaaaccctaaaccctaaaccctaaaccctaaaccctaaaccctaaaccctaaaccctaaaccctaaaccctaaaccctaaaccctaaaccctaaaccctaaaccctaaaccctaaaccctaaaccctaaaccctaaaccctaaaccctaaaccctaaaccctaaaccctaaaccctaaaccctaaaccctaaaccctaaaccctaaaccctaaacctaaaccctaaaccctaaaccctaaaccctaaaccctaaaccctaaaccctaaaccctaaaccctaaaccctaaaccctaaaccctaaaccctaaccctaaccctaaaccctaaacctaaaccctaaaccctaaaccctaaaccctaaaccctaaaccctaaacctaaaccctaaaccctaaaccctaaaccctaaaccctaaaccctaaaccctaaaccctaaaccctaaaccctaaaccctaaaccctaaacctaaaccctaaaccctaaaccctaaaccctaaaccctaaaccctaaaccctaaaccctaaaccctaaaccctaaaccctaaaccctaaaccctaaaccctaaaccctaaccctaaaccctaaaccctaaaccctaaaccctaaaccctaaaccctaaaccctaaaccctaaaccctaaaccctaaaccctaaaccctaaaccctaaaccctaaaccctaaaccctaaaccctaaaccctaaaccctaaaccctaaaccctaaaccctaaaccctaaaccctaaaccctaaaccctaaaccctaaaccctaaaccctaaaccctaaaccctaaaccctaaaccctaaaccctaaaccctaaaccctaaaccctaaaccctaaacctaaaccctaaaccctaaaccctaaaccctaaaccctaaaccctaaaccctaaaccctaaaccctaaaccctaaacctaaaccctaaaccctaaaccctaaaccctaaaccctaaaccctaaaccctaaaccctaaaccctaaaccctaaaccctaaaccctaaaccctaaaccctaaaccctaaaccctaaaccctaaacctaaaccctaaaccctaaaccctaaaccctaaaccctaaaccctaaaccctaaaccctaaaccctaaaccctaaaccctaaaccctaaaccctaaaccctaaaccctaaaccctaaaccctaaaccctaaaccctaaaccctaaaccctaaaccctaaaccctaaaccctaaaccctaaaccctaaaccctaaaccctaaaccctaaaccctaaaccctaaaccctaaaccctaaaccctaaaccctaaaccctaaaccctaaaccctaaaccctaaaccctaaaccctaaaccctaaaccctaaaccctaaaccctaaaccctaaaccctaaaccctaaaccctaaaccctaaaccctaaaccctaaaccctaaacctaaccctaaaccctaaaccctaaaccctaaaccctaaaccctaaaccctaaaccctaaaccctaaaccctaaaccctaaaccctaaaccctaaaccctaaaccctaaaccctaaaccctaaaccctaaaccctaaaccctaaaccctaaaccctaaaccctaaaccctaaaccctaaaccctaaaccctaaaccctaaaccctaaaccctaaaccctaaaccctaaacctaaaccctaaaccctaaccctaaaccctaaaccctaaaccctaaaccctaaaccctaaaccctaaaccctaaaccctaaaccctaaaccctaaaccctaaaccctaaaccctaaaccctaaaccctaaaccctaaacctaccctaaaccctaaaccctaaaccctaaaccctaaaccctaaaccctaaaccctaaaccctaaaccctaaaccctaaaccctaaaccctaaaccctaaaccctaaaccctaaaccctaaaccctaaaccctaaaccctaaaccctaaaccctaaaccctaaaccctaaaccctaaaccctaaaccctaaaccctaaaccctaaaccctaaaccctaaaccctaaccctaaaccctaaaccctaaaccctaaaccctaaaccctaaaccctaaaccctaaaccctaaaccctaaaccctaaaccctaaaccctaaaccctaaaccctaaaccctaaccctaaaccctaaccaaccctaaaccctaaaccctaaaccctaaaccctaaaccctaaaccctaaaccctaaaccctaaaccctaaaccctaaaccctaaaccctaaaccctaaaccctaaaccctaaaccctaaaccctaaaccctaaaccctaaaccctaaaccctaaaccctaaaccctaaaccctaaaccctaaaccctaaaccctaaaccctaaaccctaaaccctaaaccctaaaccctaaaccctaaaccctaaaccctaaaccctaaaccctaaaccctaaccctaaaccctaaaccctaaaccctaaaccctaaacctaaaccctaaaccctaaaccctaaaccctaaaccctaaaccctaaaccctaaaccctaaaccctaaaccctaaaccctaaaccctaaaccctaaaccctaaaccctaaaccctaaaccctaaacctaaaccctaaaccctaaaccctaaaccctaaaccctaaaccctaaccctaaaccctaaaccctaaaccctaaaccctaaaccctaaaccctaaaccctaaaccctaaaccctaaaccctaaaccctaaaccctaaaccctaaaccctaaaccctaaaccctaaaccctaaaccctaaaccctaaaccctaaaccctaacctaaaccctaaaccctaaaccctaaaccctaaaccctaaaccctaaaccctaaaccctaaaccctaaaccctaaaccctaaaccctaaaccctaaaccctaaaccctaaaccctaaaccctaaaccctaaaccctaaaccctaaaccctaaaccctaaaccctaaaccctaaaccctaaaccctaaaccctaaaccctaaaccctaaaccctaaaccctaaaccctaaaccctaaaccctaaaccctaaaccctaaaccctaaccctgaacctaaaccctaaaccctaaccctaaaccctaaaccctaaaccctaaaccctaaaccctaaaccctaaaccctaaaccctaaaccctaaaccctaaaccctaaaccctaaaccctaaaccctaaaccctcaaccctaaaccctaaaccctaaaccctaaaccctaaacctaaaccctaaaaccctaaaccctaaaccctaaacctaaaccctaaaaccctaaaccctaaaccctaaaccctaaaccctaaaccctaaaccctaacctaccctaaaccctaaaccctaaaccctaaaccctaaaccctaaaccctaaaccctaaacctaaaccctaaaccctaaaccctaaaccctaaaccctaaaccctaaaccctaaaccctaaaccctaaaccctaaaccctaaaccctaaaccctaaaccctaaaccctaaaaccctaaaccctaaaccctaaaccctaaaccctaaaccctaaaccctaaaccctaaaccctaaaccctaaaccctaaccctaaaccctaaaccctaaaccctaaaccctaaaccctaaaccctaaaccctaaaccctaaaccctaaaccctaaaccctaaaccctaaaccctaaaccctaaaccctaaacctaaaccctaaaccctaaaccctaaaccctaaaccctaaaccctaaaccctaaaccctaaacctaaaccctaaaccctaaaccctaaaaccctaaaccctaaaccctaaaccctaaaccctaaaccctaaaccctaaaccctaaaccctaaaccctaaaaccctaaaccctaaacctaaaccctaaaccctaaaccctaaaccctaaaaaccctaaccctaaaccctaaaaccctaaaccctaaaccctaaaccctaaaccctaaaccctaaaaaccctaaaccctaaaccctaaaccctaaaccctaaaccctaaaccctaaaccctaaaccctaaaccctaaaccctaaaccctaaaccctaaaccctaaaccctaaaccctaaaaccctaaaccctaaaccctaaaccctaaaccctaaaccctaaaccctaaaccctaaaccctaaaccctaaaccctaaaccctaaaccctaaaccctaaaccctaaaccctaaaccctaaaccctaaaccctaaaccctaaaccctaaaccctaaaccctaaaccctaaaccctaaaccctaaacctaaaccctaaaccctaaaccctaaaccctaaaccctaaaccctaaaaccctaaaccctaaaccctaaaccctaaaccctaaaccctaaaccctaaaccctaaaccctaaaccctaaaccctaaaccctaaaccctaaaccctaaaccctaaaccctaaaccctaaaccctaaaccctaaaccctaaaccctaaaccctaaaccctaaaccctaaaccctaaaccctaaaccctaaaccctaaaccctaaaccctaaaccctaaaccctaaaccctaaccctaaaccctaaaccctaaaccctaaaccctaaaccctaaaccctaaaccctaaaccctaaaccctaaaaaccctaaaccctaaaaccctaaaccctaaaccctaaaccctaaaccctaaaccctaaaccctaaaccctaaaccctaaaccctaaaccctaaaccctaaaccctaaaccctaaaaaccctaaaccctaaaccctaaaccctaaaccctaaaccctaaaccctaaaaaccctaaacctaaaccctaaaccctaaaccctaaaccctaaaccctaaaccctaaaaccctaaaccctaaaccctaaaccctaaaccctaaaccctaaaccctaaaccctaaaaccctaaaccctaaaccctaaaccctaaaccctaaaccctaaaccctaaaccctaaacctaaaccctaaaccctaaaccctaaaccctaaaccctaaaccctaaaccctaaaccctaaaccctaaaccctaaaccctaaaccctaaaccctaaaccctaaaaccctaaaccctaaaccctaaaccctaaaccctaaaccctaaaccctaaaccctaaccctaacccctaaccctaacctaaaccctaaaccccctaaaccctaaaccctaaaccctaaaccctaaaccctaaaccctaaaccctaaaccctaaaccctaaaccctaaaccctaaaccctaaaccctaaaccctaaaccctaaaccctaaaccctaaaccctaaaccctaaaccctaaaaaccctaaaccctaaaccctaaaccctaaaccctaaaccctaaaccctaaaccctaaaccctaaaccctaaaccctaaaccctaaaccctaaaccctaaaaccctaagcCCTAAGCCCTAGACCCTAGACCCAAGACCCTAGACCCTAGACCCTAAGCCCTAGACCCTAGACCCTAGACCCTAGACCCTagaccctaaaccctaaacccgcCTCTACATTTATACAAAATAACCTAAAATACCTCAAATACCTGCTTCTAAGTTACCCACATGTCATTATGAAAAAACTAACCAAAAGAACTCAAATACTGCTTCTAAATTATGAACATCTATCATTGTAACAAAATTAATCCAAAGTACTGCTGTCTTGCAACGTTTCGTACTTCCATATGCTTTTCACCTAAATATTTATTTAGGTCTCTCTCAATTATGTTTGGTCACAAactaagaaagaaagaaaatatcatACTATGGATGTCAGCACAAATATTAACGGATATCGTGAACGTGatgcaaaaagaaaacaagaaaaagaacttTGCGCAAGACTCTAATTCTACAGGAATATAGTAAGTAAACATGGTCAATATACGCACGTGAGTTACTTGCAATAAATCCTAAATCATAGGCATTTCACGAAATTCTATTAtccatgtattttttaaaaaaatatttctagcccGCTTGCAAAGGTTGATGGACTAGTATGCACTAAAACATATTTACATCCAAAGGTGTCTTATGCAGCGTTtggttaaattaaaaaaaatatgtggagATCAACCCATTACAAAGTCATGCTAAGGAGGATCTTGTCAGATTCTTTTTCTCTTAAGGCACTTGTTTCCGAGATCAACCATTTTAGATTTCTAGACAGTACAATTTGTTACATAGTAATAGTAAGGGGTATGGGAGATTGAGTTATCATATCAAACTTCTATCCACGTTTCACAACTCTTCCATTAAGCACATCTTCTACCATCTTTGCGCCTAGCATGCCCCCTTGCCTCATAGACCCTGCAATCTCATATCTGTTATAGCAAAATATGAGAGAACCATCATGGAAGCTATAAAAATAAGGACAAAATGTTTTGTTGGACATGTCCCTTGGGTCCTCTTTGAAGACAAGAATGTGCATCTGTATTGACCTCCTAATGTACCCCAATAAACGACGCCAAAATTGCACATTCATATTAGATCTTAGCACCCTAGTAACTATGCTTGTAATCATAAAGTAACCAGCAATCTCTGTTGCAATTTCCTTGGCTATTGAGGCAAGATCTGGATGATGATCATATGGGTTTGCACTCCCAAAGGCAAGGACTTTAAAGAAATACCAGTACTCCTCTTTTTGTATCCTCGTCATCCTAAGAGCTGGCGTTGTCCCCAAACTTGACACCTGGTCCATTCCGCTAATAAGTATGGCCTTGCTTCCACCCGCTTCATGGTACAAAGAACTGTACATTTTACCCCATGCCACCTCATCAGTGTCGTGAACAAGGTCCACAGCAATCAAGATCCTCCCATCGGAAGGACATAACTTCCTGAAATTATCCATGACAACATCATTCGCTATATTGTTGAGATCACCACTCCTGTAACACAAAATACGGGAGAAATTTCTCTGCACCGTTTCATCTCTACATACATGCTCAACTAGGGTTCTTTTTCCAACATAACTTGGCCCAACAGTGGGAAGGACAtcaaaagacaaacaaggatgCAGCAAGAAGTTAATGATATACTCTTTTTCCATATGTCGACCAAACATGCACCTCTCCATGAACAAATATGTATCATATGGATGACGAACGATAGGAGGGCAGTGCATCAAAACTAGGAGAAACTCTTTCATACCATCAAGTATAGCTTCTAAATCGTCCATGTCACTTCCAAATTTGCGTTCGCTCACTCCCCATCTCTTTGGTTGACATGGCTCTATTCCGGCGGTGTCCAGCACGTAGTAGCCCCTATACATGGCCTCCTTGAGCTGCTTAAGCTGCAAGAGCATGCCGTTGTTGGTGACTTGCCTCCCCTCAGCCTCCTCGACGACGGTGACGGCTCGTAGGAGCAGCCGCTGCAACCTTGATATCCTAAGTTTGTTGGTGGAAACATGTGTATGTGATTTTTGAATGACGAAGGATATAAACCGGCTGATGAGGTCGCTGACCACAGCAGATATCACCGTGTTCATCATAGGAAGTGATGGTTCTGATCCAAGTTAAACATTGTGCactcatatgtatatatatagagatcGGATTGGTGGGAGGGAGGGAGTGGGACATAAGATCATCCCCAAGGGATTCCCTTCGCGGACGAGAATTCCTTCGCGAAggaattttcgttcccttcaacgcTCTAACAGTTTTCCTTCACAGTTCCTGTCACGTCGGGATTCCCAaaatcattcccttcaggacgggattctctctccttttccttcacGAATCtcttcgaagggaagctgttgaagatgagagaaaaataaaagaaataaaaacgaGAAGGGAAATCAGgaaaggaacgaaatgaagggaatatagttAGGGATGATCTAAGTTCGAATTAAGCCACACAGCTGTTAGCCTACTAGCCTATAGCCCAAGTTAGGTATTGACTTGACTTACTATTGTAAGACATGACTTTGACAGGCCTACTGCAACGACGACGGGAGCTTTGCTACATCCATTTCCAACCATTCGATTTGACTATGAAAAAGATGTGTCGAAGATCCCTCTCGTGGACCAGTCTTCATCATCGTAGAAGAGAAACATAGCCAAAACCTCACTGAATCGACATCCGCGGACTCCAGCTCGCACCTACTCCCCTTCTCCCGAGAAAGAGACCCAACTAGATCTAGATCCGCCCACTCCATTCATGTGTTACCtgtccaaatttttttatcGAATTGAACACCTCGAATCTGAGTCAGATTCTGACACTCATATCGAATTTTGAGTTATGTTTTATGtatccaaattttttttattgaatcgGACACCTGTATCCAAGTAGGATACGACACCCCTATCCATATTCAAGTAACACTACTCCATCCCGCCTCCGGTGAACTCGCCGGTGGCTGAAGGGAGAGGAGGTGCCCCCACCTAGTAATATAGTACTAGATAGTTTAGCCAGTGCTTGCTGCGGCCCGAATGGGCGAAGGCTCCCTCGTCGCAGATCAGTTGGTGGTACATCTTAAATCATCGCAGACCTAATCGAACGAGATGGTCAAACAAGCACGCTGCCACTGTCGAAGTGACGGCGTACATGGTTGATCGTCCTGGCGAGGGAATCGATCACGACGTGGGTTTCGCATTCCCCTCGTCTAGTATTTGAAATTTGGCGAATTGGTTTTGGCTGGTCAAGCCCGAACTCTGAATTATTAGTGTTCTGACATCTCGGTCGATCGAGCTGAATAACATGACGCGTGGCTTTCGGACTTCCAGCTTCACGTTGGCACATAGCTTTCCAGCACCACGAGACTATCTGAAGGGAAAAAACTTCCAAAAAAGGTCAAAAGCTAGCAAAACAAAGAGGCTGACACACAGACATGCAATAGGGAACCTCACCAAAACACGAGCCTATCATCACTCCATGCTGATGTCGTACCTCGACAGAGAAGACAGGTTGGGAAATGTCGAGCCATAGGAGGTAGCACAGAGAAGAGAGGCCATGGCCATACGCCATAGTATTTGGCTATAACTGGTTTTCAAACGTCTTGGTACACATTCAATTGAAACAACGGGGACAGGCTCAAAAAAGTGACGCCAATTTCTTCAAAAAGGAACAAACGAAACCAACTTAGCTCTACCTCACCGCTGTCGTCGTGCCGTTCGGAGAATGATTCTAGGCCTGTAGCTAAGGTTCCTCCGACCTTGTTGCCTATTATAGGATGCTCTTCCTCCTGTTCtttctcttctaattttttttctcttcttcctcttccatgtCCAAAAAATTAAGGGTGGCAGGGCGTTGTCACCTCACCGCCACCTTGTTCGCCCCCACGTCGTCGTTGCCTCAAAGCCTATTTGGTTCGCACCTAAGTTTGTCACGCCTAAGGTTAGTCACGCCATACATTTTTAAGTAACTGTTTAGTTGACTGTCAGAACTAAAGCTGGCCAACTGGACCGTGCCTCGTGCTACTGTAGGCACGGCTCGAGGATTAGGCAGGCTAGGCCGGCACTGCACGCCTAGCCGGGCCATGCATGGGCCGACGCCTTGGCACAGTGTGCCAGCCCAGCCTGGCCACCTCGCCCCACCGCCCTCGCCCTGGCCGCCCCCACGTCGCCGCCCCACCCCACACCGCCGTCGCGCCCTACCGCACGACATGGCACGGTCACAGGCACGACCCATTTACTTAGCTGGGCCTGACGGGCCGTGCCTAGCCGGGTCCTTGCCGAGCTGACCCATTAGGCCCAGTTGGACAAGTCTGCCCACAACGGTGG
This genomic window from Phragmites australis chromosome 7, lpPhrAust1.1, whole genome shotgun sequence contains:
- the LOC133923732 gene encoding uncharacterized protein LOC133923732 encodes the protein MNTVISAVVSDLISRFISFVIQKSHTHVSTNKLRISRLQRLLLRAVTVVEEAEGRQVTNNGMLLQLKQLKEAMYRGYYVLDTAGIEPCQPKRWGVSERKFGSDMDDLEAILDGMKEFLLVLMHCPPIVRHPYDTYLFMERCMFGRHMEKEYIINFLLHPCLSFDVLPTVGPSYVGKRTLVEHVCRDETVQRNFSRILCYRSGDLNNIANDVVMDNFRKLCPSDGRILIAVDLVHDTDEVAWGKMYSSLYHEAGGSKAILISGMDQVSSLGTTPALRMTRIQKEEYWYFFKVLAFGSANPYDHHPDLASIAKEIATEIAGYFMITSIVTRVLRSNMNVQFWRRLLGYIRRSIQMHILVFKEDPRDMSNKTFCPYFYSFHDGSLIFCYNRYEIAGSMRQGGMLGAKMVEDVLNGRVVKRG